TTGGCTGGCGTTTAAGATTTTGCTCCCCAAGGTATCCATACGGGCAGTTATTTCCGGTATGTAGGCGTTGTACTGATAATATAGATAAGCGCACATAATGAATTTAGCTATGTGGAGGCTGATGTAATTTGCGCTGATGGTTGCTTCCCTTGGCCCCCGATCACTCCCTCCACCACGCCCAGATATGTGCTATCCTCGGCTAATCCATCCGTTATCCCTCAGTATACGCTCTTACAAGTCAAGGATTACTTTGCTTAGGGTGCCTCCACCAACAATAGGTTGCCGCTAGTCATTGGTTCTTTTACGTCGATTTGGACTAACGCTCCTGGGTGCTCCATCTATTGGGCACCAGATGGCGAGGTACCACTAGTTTAGCTCTATAACGCTCGTGCTGACCGAATGGTTGATGGCTCATCCACACATGCCCGATCTAAGTTCACTTGTATCCTTGGTTGGACACTTCTCAGTCCTTGTGATTGATGACTTGGCAGGGCTCGGGTGCGAGTGGCCATAAGCATACCACTTTGTTAGGACCGAAGGTTGAATTTATTCTTCAATTTCTGTTTCATCCAATGCAGAAGGTGATCTCGGTGATGCCAATAAAGTACAGAGCAGAATTTATAGCAATTCGTTACGCTGCTTGCCAGAGGTCGGATATGCACTATTGGATTGGCCGATAACAGTTTCTCAAAACGATTACTCCGTATATAAGTAGAATTAAGGTTAGAGTACCAAGAAGGAAGAACGTTGATCATAGAAAAGCGGGCATCGGTCATAGCCATCCAGTAACAGCGCTTTACTCACACATCCATCCGTACGTTCACACAGCCTCGAGCGCATTTATATCAGTCGCTGTGCAAGTCACTCTGGCCAAACCACTAGGCCCCTACTTTCTTCCGGACTCCCGTACAAGATGCCTAGTACAGTTCTTCTTACTGGAGGAAACGGATTCATCGCCGTTCACATTATCAGTCTATTATTGAGCGGTGGTCATTCAATTGTTGCGACTGTTCGCTCCGAGAACAAAACGACATATCTCCGCCAAAAGTTTGCTGAAGCCATCCCCGGCGGGCAATTGAAGTTTGCGATAGTGGAAGATATAACTGTTTCAGGCGCATTTGATGAAGTTTTGAAGAGTCATACGTTTGATGTCGTTTTGCACACCAGCAGCCCTTTTGTTTTTACTATGTAAGTAGCTAGGATCCTCTCAGTCATGATGTGTTAACCAGCGACCTAGCAATGACGTGAAGAAGGACCTCCTCGATCCTGCTGTACTCGGGACGACCGAGATTCTCAAGGCAATTAAAGCAAACGCGCCGACTGTCAAACATGTTGTAGTAACCTCATCTTTTGCCTCTATTGTTGACCTGAGCAAAGGAAATCGACCAGGATACATATATTCTGAGAAAGATTGGAATCCAGTATGTCCCGCACCGATCCAGCGGGGCTTGGAACTGACCCATATGCCTCCCCAATGCGTTGAATTAGATAACCTACGAAGATTCACAGAAGGACCCGGTGTCGGGATACTATGGATCTAAGAAATTTGCTGAAAAGGCTGCATGGGACTTTCTCGAGTCCGAGAAACCTAGTTTCAAGTTGACAACCATCTGCCCCCCAATGGCAAGTGATCCAACCGAATTATGACTAAGAAATAAGCTAAAATGGCCATGTAGGTCTATGGCCCAGCTCTACAGGAAGTGAAATCTATGTCTAATCTTAACGCGTCAAGCTCCGCCTTTTATGCCTTGTTCAGCGGCCAACAGAAAGAACTTAAAAATGCCGGCGTTTGGTTTTGGACAGATGTGCGAAATGTCGCCGAGGCTCATATTGCAGCGTTTGTAAGCGCTACATTATTCGAGATGAGAGACACCAATGAATCTGTTGTCCAATTAGGAGAAACCTGGAACTGGGAACGAGAGGTTTTTCATATGTGAAGGAAGGTTTAGTATTAACTTCGTTGTTGAATATATCTGGAAACATTATCCAGAGAGGGCAAAGGCGAAAGGTATACCAGAGCGTATGTGAAATCTTATTTTCTGTGTCTTAATCGGAACTCTTAACAATACATCACAATCTCAGCTTCCCCCTCTGCTGCATTCCCTGAAACAGGGACCTATTACCCCGATAATAGCAAGTCCAAGACCGTCCTTGGGATCGAGTACACTCCACCAGAGATTACGATTCGGGATACTCTCGAACAGTTTGTTGCGCTTGAGAAGGAACTAGGGATAGAGTGATTTACCCCATGTAAAAATAGCTGAATTGATCAAAAGATTATTATATTAAATGCTGTTTTTGGTTAATCTATTCAAGTAGGAACTTCGAAACCGAATTACTAACCAGCCCAAGTTCTGATCGCTTTCGATAAATCTAGAGCCTATTACTGTGCTAAGCTTTCTTTTAAAGAGAGAGTTTAGCGTACACTATACAGTTTGTGGCCTGGTTGTGACCTGTGCGAAAGTAACTGATGCCCTCATACTAATACATAAACATGATCTTCATGATTTACAATTTGAGACCAAAGAAATCTGGCGTACTATACGGGTTTGAATAAGGCCACCAATCTTCCGTAGCAATCTACGGTGTGGCCTCAGCTACACCTTTTGAGCCACATTACTAGCATGGACCTAACCGACATATACTTCTAGGGTGCCGATGAGCCCCCTGGAGCGTGCGCCCACATACAACTAGTACATTATCGATAGTCGGTCGTTGTACCTACCCGTTTACAGTTTCCTCTACTTGTATCCAGGCTACCATTCTTCGCTGAATATAGGCAGAATTAGCGGCTCGACCAGAGAGTCTCGCTTTTAGGGAACCCAGCATCTTCCGTCCTAGCCACGCAGTGATATTATTTATGTTCCCTGATCCAATGTATATGCCTATGCATGTGCATGGCATTCGACGTCATGCACGAGTCTTCCGTCCTTGCCAATGTAAGATCATAtggacgttttgcgacgAAGCCCACGGAGTCGTAAAACAGCGACTTAGCCGGAGCAtgtagcgagtcacgtgaggaCCGCTTCATgccgtgtcgacttgcgtTCAACCTCCCCCACCGTCTGGCGTCGTACACACCGAGTGCCGCGGCACGCCTTTGCGTATCGTTTTTAttccacccaccatcccgtAGGTCACGAGAGCCGGtttgggccgcccacccacgagccagactcgcggtcgggcgcccccggtccaccctcgctgcttcgcagccgcgggggttccccaacctcaccggtctgggtctcgtggccGACGCGGAcgagcgggcagaggataaTTTACGTATTAGTCCGTGTCTTCGGTTCTCGATATGAAACATTCAAGATCTAAGATCCACTTCCAATCATCTCAGTCTCGCACTCGAACACATTGAAAATTCTGACTGACATGTGATTTGAATAAATCCATTCACCTGAATTACATTACTTTTTTCGTCACTCTTCATCTTATGACACATTCAAACGGGATGAGGTGTAGGCTCTGGTCGAACCTCCGATCGGTTAGGAAGTTATATTCGTGATGTAAAGTAGATTCGTGTCCATCCTTTCTCACTCAGTTCCGCTCGAGGCTCTTTTACTCCCCTTCCTAATCATTCATGGAGATGGAAGCCAGTGTTGACCATGAAAGCAACACTCCTACCAAGGACTTAAAAGGTAGAGCTATTCAGTGAATTGTGCATTCTAACCGCCACTATTACTCCCTCATACAGACCCAGATTACTAGCATTCATGTCATTGTCTATCACTACACACGAGGCCCTTGTTTTATCCAGCGCTGGAGGCTCGCCTCGAGTAGCCACGGTCACTGTTTCTCCACACGCTCATCACCGATCATATAATTATCCCCGCTCACTAAACCTGGATCCTTTCAACCACCTGGCACATGTTAAGGAGCTTAATATAGATGGAGAAGTATATTGCATGTATTATGCTCTCATACCTTGTATGCCTATAAACAGAACAGTATTGGAACTTTTAGGGTTACGTGATATTCCCAAAGGAAGGCTCATGTACCGTGGCGATGTGTTTTTCTTGAAGGTCAAAGGACCGAGTGACCGTGGTAAGTTCCGACTAATAGTCAGTCCATCTCTACTTCTAATATTGACGCTATGTTGTACTCATAGACATATGCGATAGGTGTTATGATAACGTTTCCATGTCCGTGTTACCGAAGCTCAAGTCACGACTTCAACATGCATGGCAGCACAAACTATTGGAAAGCGAATGGTCAAGCATGAAACAGTCGGGTAAGTGCGATCGGTTCGTCGATAGATAAGTACTAAGTAGAGTAGTCTCCAATCCTGGATCTCGCCGAGAGCTCAGCGACAATGAATTTGGTAAGCCTCAAGTTGCAGCAAATGGCTACCTAAAATAACTCCTTGACTCGCACCAGACGATTTAGTAGAGGAGGTAAGCGAAATTGAAAGGCTCAATAAATAGCTTCTGGTGCATCAATTAGCACTGCGTATTGCCACACACATATCAAGACTAGGGTTATACGTATAACCTAATTCTCACCCGAACATGAATGTGTATCAAATTAATTCTCAGCCATGAAGTGTGTTATTATGTCACTCAGAACTCTTCATTGAACGGCCATTTCA
The Rhizoctonia solani chromosome 8, complete sequence DNA segment above includes these coding regions:
- a CDS encoding NADPH-dependent methylglyoxal reductase GRE2 protein, whose amino-acid sequence is MPSTVLLTGGNGFIAVHIISLLLSGGHSIVATVRSENKTTYLRQKFAEAIPGGQLKFAIVEDITVSGAFDEVLKSHTFDVVLHTSSPFVFTINDVKKDLLDPAVLGTTEILKAIKANAPTVKHVVVTSSFASIVDLSKGNRPGYIYSEKDWNPITYEDSQKDPVSGYYGSKKFAEKAAWDFLESEKPSFNSAFYALFSGQQKELKNAGVWFWTDVRNVAEAHIAAFEKPGTGNERFFICEGRFSINFVVEYIWKHYPERAKAKGIPEPSPSAAFPETGTYYPDNSKSKTVLGIEYTPPEITIRDTLEQFVALEKELGIE